A stretch of DNA from Gemmatimonadaceae bacterium:
CGGCGACTGGACGCGCGGGCGGGCGGTCGCGGTCGGTGACATCCTCGGCTGATACTTCGGTCTGGCACGTCCCCGTCGTCCACGCCATCACGAACGACGACAAGCTGCTCGGCCCGGATTTTCCCGCGCATGCCGGGGACGTAATGCGGGCCCTCGGAGCCCGCGGCGCGATTCACGTGCGCGCGCGCTGGCTGCCGGACCGGCGGCTCCTCGACATCACGCATTCACTGCTGGCGGCCGCGCGCGCGAGCGGGTGCCTGCTGGTCGTGAACGATCGCGTGGACATCGCGCTCGCCGGCGGCGCGGACGCCGTGCAGCTGACGTCGCAGTCCGCCGGAGTCGGCGACGTGCGCGAGATGGCGCCGGCGCTTCGGATCGGCAGCAGCGTGCACACTCCGGCCGAGGCCAGAGACGCGGGGCTTTTCGGGGCCGACTGGTGCGTGGCGGGGCACGTGTTCGGCAGCGGGTCGCACGCGGACGAGCCCGGGCGCGGGATGGGCTTCCTGCGGGATTGCGCCGAAGCGTCCGACGTCCCGGTCATCGCCATCGGCGGAGTCTCTGCCGGCCGTGTCCGGGACGTGATCGAGGCCGGCGCCTACGGCGTCGCGAGCATCAGCGGTATCTGGGACGCTCCGAATCCCGGTGAGGCAGCCGGTCGCTATCTTTCGGAGTATGTCGCAGCAGCAGAGCGTCGCGGATGAAACGGTCTCACTGACCGTCAACGGCGAGGAAAGAGAGCTACCCGCCGGCACGACCGTCGCGGACCTGCTCGCGCGCCACGGACTGGATCCCCGCATGGTGGTGGTCGAGCACAACCGGGCGATCCTGCGCGACCGGGACGCTTACCCGCGGATCAGGTTGAGTCAGAGCGACGTCATCGAGATAGTCCACTTCGTGGGAGGCGGATGACTACCGCGGCGCTTCCCGTAAACGACGTCCCCTTCGAGATCGCCGGACGCGAGTTCCGCTCGCGCCTGATGGTCGGCACCGGCAAGTACCGCTCGAACGCCGAGATGGCCGCGGCGCTGGAAGCGTCGGGCGCGGAAGTCGTGACCGTCGCGGTGCGGCGCGTGGACCTGAACCGCGCGAACGAGGAAGGGATGCTGCGGCATCTCGATCCCGACCAGTACTTCCTCCTCGCCAATACCGCCGGCTGCTACTCCGCCGACGAAGCGATCCGGTACGCGCGGCTCGCGCGGGCCGCGGGCTTCAACGAGTGGATCAAGCTCGAGGTGATCGGCGATGAGGAGACGCTTCTGCCCGACGTCGCCGGTCTGCTCGAGGCGACGAAGGTCCTGGTGGATGAAGGATTCAAGGTGATGGCGTACACCAACGAAGACCTGATCACCGCGCTGCGGCTGGAGGAGGCGGGCGCGGTGGCCGTCATGCCGCTCGCGTCGCCGATCGGATCCGGGCTCGGCCTGCTCAATCCGCACGCGATTCGCACGATCAAGCGGCGGCTCTCGGTGCCGGTGATCGTGGACGCCGGAGTCGGCTGCGCCACCGACGCGTGCGCGGCGATGGAGCAGGGCGTGGACGGAATCCTCATGAACACCGGCATCGCTGCCGCGTCGGATCCCGTGCGCATGGCGCACGCGATGCGGCTCGCGGTGGAAGCGGGACGGGCCTCGTTCCTCGCGGGGAGAATGCCGA
This window harbors:
- a CDS encoding thiamine phosphate synthase, with amino-acid sequence MTSSADTSVWHVPVVHAITNDDKLLGPDFPAHAGDVMRALGARGAIHVRARWLPDRRLLDITHSLLAAARASGCLLVVNDRVDIALAGGADAVQLTSQSAGVGDVREMAPALRIGSSVHTPAEARDAGLFGADWCVAGHVFGSGSHADEPGRGMGFLRDCAEASDVPVIAIGGVSAGRVRDVIEAGAYGVASISGIWDAPNPGEAAGRYLSEYVAAAERRG
- a CDS encoding thiazole synthase, which codes for MTTAALPVNDVPFEIAGREFRSRLMVGTGKYRSNAEMAAALEASGAEVVTVAVRRVDLNRANEEGMLRHLDPDQYFLLANTAGCYSADEAIRYARLARAAGFNEWIKLEVIGDEETLLPDVAGLLEATKVLVDEGFKVMAYTNEDLITALRLEEAGAVAVMPLASPIGSGLGLLNPHAIRTIKRRLSVPVIVDAGVGCATDACAAMEQGVDGILMNTGIAAASDPVRMAHAMRLAVEAGRASFLAGRMPKRETAMPSSPLEGMLD
- the thiS gene encoding sulfur carrier protein ThiS, which gives rise to MSQQQSVADETVSLTVNGEERELPAGTTVADLLARHGLDPRMVVVEHNRAILRDRDAYPRIRLSQSDVIEIVHFVGGG